ACCTTTTAACATTGCTTAACGGCTTTTCTATGCCTACCTTCTTCATATCCATACCTCCAAAATCTGATTTTCATTTCATAAAAGTATTATTCTCTAATTTATAATTTTTAATGATAATTTTTTGGGACTATACATTATGGCAAAATTAGTCTAAAATGGTTAATAAGTATCTTGTTAATTAATTTTTCCATGTGAATTTCTTAGTTCAGTAAAATTTGACTCCTTTGTAGATTTCAAACCTGTGATTCCAATAATGCAGTTTGAAATTTTTATGTCTTTAGATATTAATAAGAGTAAAGGATGATTCATTTGAAAAAAGCAATGATGAAAAACAAAAAGAATTATGCTACTTTCATGTTCATTCCTGAAAGTCAGTCTACAGTTAAATCTTTCAGAATGCCGATCTGGTTTCCCAGATTTGTTACTGTATCGATTATTCTGCTTGTTTTAGCATCTACAGCAAGTTTTTCTATTTTGTCATCTCTTAAACTTCAGTATGCAATCAGCAAAAGTGAAATAGGAAAGCTCACAGTAATCAACAGCTCTCAAAAGGTTGAAATTGAAAAACTGCAGAAAAACTCTGAGGAAGTACAAAAAAAACTGGAAGAGAACTCACGGATGCTGGAAGAGGTTAAGAAAGCGGTAGGTATTACTCCTTCCGCCACCAGCAAAAGCACCGACAGCAGTCCGGTTTCTTCAGATAACAGCTCTTCTTTCAGCAAGCTGGCAGCGAAGCCAAGTTCCGATTTATCGGCGAATATAGAGGGTATTGAATCTGACTTTGCATCACTTGCTGGTAAAATTGCAAGCCAAAAAAAGGAAATAAGTGAATCCT
This genomic stretch from Clostridia bacterium harbors:
- a CDS encoding M23 family metallopeptidase translates to MKKAMMKNKKNYATFMFIPESQSTVKSFRMPIWFPRFVTVSIILLVLASTASFSILSSLKLQYAISKSEIGKLTVINSSQKVEIEKLQKNSEEVQKKLEENSRMLEEVKKAVGITPSATSKSTDSSPVSSDNSSSFSKLAAKPSSDLSANIEGIESDFASLAGKIASQKKEISESLGPIKNKLAYLMAKPSIMPVTASITAGFGYRKNPFTSRGSEFHKGIDFAASYGQTAVATGDGIVIFSGWNAGYGRMVIISHGYGLTTLYGHNSKLLVKQGDKVKKGQAITKVGSTGRSTGTHLHYEVKLNGKNVNPTKYFN